In the Solibacillus sp. FSL K6-1523 genome, one interval contains:
- a CDS encoding ABC transporter ATP-binding protein, whose amino-acid sequence MIHIAIQSGGYEQNQTILHDIHFDLIPGQLVGLIGSNGAGKSTTIQAMMGTLPHIEGTVQLPPYGYVPERPILYEYFTLQEHIDFLIRSVEQDASVLQQRANKLCETFQLTTKLSEYPMKFSKGMQQKVMLILAFTPLYSFYIVDEPFMGLDPQAMRRLLQLLDELKQQGASILMSTHALDTAEKICDRFVLMHEGTILKQGTLEEIKDDVQSEDNSLLAAFYALLEVKK is encoded by the coding sequence ATGATACATATTGCGATTCAATCAGGTGGCTACGAACAAAATCAAACTATTTTACACGATATTCATTTTGATCTGATACCAGGACAATTAGTTGGGTTAATTGGTTCAAATGGCGCTGGGAAAAGTACGACCATTCAAGCAATGATGGGGACGTTACCTCATATAGAAGGTACGGTGCAATTACCTCCATATGGATATGTACCGGAAAGACCGATATTGTATGAGTATTTTACGTTACAGGAACATATTGATTTTTTGATTCGTTCGGTTGAACAAGATGCTTCCGTGTTACAACAACGGGCAAATAAGCTATGCGAAACATTTCAGCTCACGACGAAATTATCGGAATACCCAATGAAATTTTCAAAAGGGATGCAACAAAAGGTCATGCTAATTTTAGCATTCACTCCCCTTTATTCTTTCTATATAGTAGATGAACCGTTTATGGGATTGGACCCACAGGCAATGCGTCGTTTACTGCAATTATTAGATGAGCTGAAACAGCAAGGTGCGAGCATATTAATGTCTACGCATGCACTTGATACGGCGGAGAAAATTTGCGATCGTTTCGTATTAATGCATGAAGGAACGATTTTAAAACAAGGGACATTAGAAGAAATAAAAGATGATGTACAGAGTGAGGACAATTCATTACTTGCTGCTTTCTATGCATTGCTTGAGGTGAAAAAATAA
- a CDS encoding cell division protein FtsK, protein MNIFKKIIEFLNKMKKFNIWGDEDMELTEEQMKYIRIQNPYGMIAVVLSILAFLFPQYGLSIITLIFCILTYFTFDKEKEDNPWPFYIGILFSLMGLMLFFTGENHQIVV, encoded by the coding sequence ATGAATATCTTTAAAAAAATAATTGAGTTTCTTAACAAAATGAAAAAATTTAATATTTGGGGAGACGAAGATATGGAATTAACTGAGGAACAAATGAAGTATATTCGAATCCAAAATCCGTATGGTATGATAGCGGTTGTTCTTAGTATATTGGCATTCCTTTTCCCGCAATACGGTTTATCCATAATTACTTTGATTTTTTGTATACTAACCTACTTTACATTTGATAAGGAAAAAGAAGATAACCCTTGGCCCTTTTATATTGGTATCTTATTTTCATTGATGGGATTAATGTTGTTTTTTACAGGCGAAAATCACCAAATCGTAGTTTGA
- a CDS encoding alpha/beta fold hydrolase, translating into MLHYTRKGSGKVLVLIHGFLGGIAIFDKIIEPLTQTMDIITIDLPGHGQSEVGEDKDYTMQRYAEEVVEVLLKENVESAYWLGHSMGGYITLAALEKKLFPIDKAILLYSSDSADTPEATKKRTEQQYEIHKSGVGSFVDGIIDQFLAPDAKTDDLLFAKEVAYESMEDGLVAALGAMMTRKDQRELLDTIEIPILIIEGEQDKAVKPIKTSNRHVHKVTTNTGHLGMLEDSKAVIQAIREFL; encoded by the coding sequence TTGTTACATTACACACGCAAAGGTTCCGGGAAGGTTCTTGTACTAATTCATGGTTTTCTTGGCGGTATTGCCATTTTCGATAAAATCATCGAACCTCTCACACAAACAATGGATATCATCACGATTGATTTGCCTGGACATGGTCAAAGTGAAGTAGGGGAAGACAAGGACTATACGATGCAGCGCTATGCGGAAGAAGTGGTAGAGGTACTTCTGAAAGAAAATGTTGAAAGTGCTTATTGGTTAGGTCATTCAATGGGCGGATATATTACTTTAGCAGCGTTGGAAAAAAAGCTATTTCCGATTGATAAAGCCATCTTACTTTATTCTTCTGATTCGGCAGATACACCAGAAGCGACTAAAAAAAGAACGGAGCAACAATATGAAATTCATAAATCGGGTGTCGGTTCGTTTGTAGATGGTATTATTGATCAATTTCTAGCACCTGATGCCAAAACAGATGATCTATTATTCGCGAAGGAAGTAGCATATGAATCAATGGAAGATGGCTTAGTTGCCGCGCTTGGTGCGATGATGACGCGTAAGGACCAGCGTGAACTGTTAGACACTATTGAAATTCCAATACTAATAATCGAGGGGGAGCAAGACAAAGCAGTCAAACCAATCAAGACGTCCAATCGGCATGTTCATAAAGTAACAACGAATACAGGTCATTTAGGCATGCTCGAAGATTCGAAAGCGGTTATTCAGGCGATCCGTGAATTTTTATAA
- the glsA gene encoding glutaminase A, which yields MISKLQMEKLQTIYAQAHTMTSKGKAASYIPALAEADSTAFSVSMISMDDTIELGNCSETFTLQSVVKVLSFMVATHHHGIEEIMRYVDVEPTGDSFNSIVRLESNKNKPFNPMINAGAITIASLLPGQTMFEKVKSVTSFLEEILNKQVTINNEVYLSEYHSADYNRAIAYILQANGFLKSDVEVALQVYLQLCSISVNTSDLAKIALYLATNGHNSEAKCSKKIINFAKALMMTCGLYNFSGKFAAFVGLPAKSGVSGAIIAVVKDGEIEHLKGPIGIGLFGPAIDDVGNSVAGIDFLEKLSKEYDLFCL from the coding sequence TTGATTAGCAAATTACAAATGGAAAAACTCCAAACAATTTACGCACAAGCACATACAATGACCAGTAAAGGTAAGGCTGCGTCCTATATACCGGCATTAGCTGAAGCGGATTCTACTGCATTTTCAGTAAGTATGATATCAATGGATGATACTATTGAACTGGGAAATTGTTCAGAAACGTTTACGCTTCAAAGTGTTGTCAAAGTGCTGAGTTTCATGGTGGCGACGCATCATCATGGTATAGAGGAAATTATGCGTTATGTAGACGTTGAGCCAACAGGGGATTCCTTTAACTCCATTGTGCGCTTAGAAAGTAACAAGAACAAGCCTTTCAATCCGATGATCAATGCGGGTGCCATTACCATCGCATCGTTATTGCCAGGGCAAACAATGTTTGAAAAGGTAAAATCCGTAACATCCTTTCTTGAGGAAATTTTAAATAAACAAGTGACGATTAATAATGAAGTGTATCTATCAGAGTATCATTCAGCTGATTATAACCGCGCCATTGCATACATTTTACAGGCAAATGGATTCTTAAAATCCGACGTAGAAGTAGCGCTGCAAGTTTATTTACAGCTTTGTTCGATTTCAGTGAATACTTCTGACTTAGCGAAAATTGCACTGTATTTAGCGACAAATGGTCATAATAGTGAAGCTAAATGTAGTAAAAAAATTATCAATTTCGCTAAAGCGTTAATGATGACATGTGGCCTGTACAATTTTTCAGGGAAATTCGCTGCGTTCGTAGGCTTACCAGCAAAAAGTGGAGTATCCGGTGCCATAATTGCCGTTGTAAAAGACGGTGAAATTGAGCATTTAAAAGGGCCCATTGGGATTGGACTATTTGGACCGGCGATTGATGATGTTGGAAATAGCGTTGCTGGCATTGATTTTTTGGAGAAGTTGTCAAAGGAATATGATTTATTTTGTTTATAA
- a CDS encoding cysteine-rich CWC family protein, with amino-acid sequence MTLEMNQAKLCPLCKKDNKCGMTDNSSTEVCWCYSKSFPKEIFDQVPLDRQKKVCICENCLVEFKA; translated from the coding sequence ATGACTTTAGAAATGAATCAAGCCAAACTTTGTCCACTCTGTAAAAAAGATAATAAATGTGGGATGACCGACAATTCCTCAACAGAAGTATGCTGGTGTTATTCAAAAAGCTTTCCCAAAGAGATTTTCGACCAGGTACCACTGGATCGTCAAAAGAAGGTTTGTATTTGTGAAAATTGCTTGGTGGAATTTAAGGCTTAA
- a CDS encoding DMP19 family protein — MKPKMKRKDLMSKIAISNAIMDILSDHNLTSEDNILNKAAIVYHYYSELESGGHESLFRWFGQDIQEIGIDHYLNKLIGVLEKIGAHDYAVIERKYFKKIWDLYIALENDEIHEDEFYDVIKKATEEYYKLNDALRELLETYFVTIHTDLIEVVED; from the coding sequence ATGAAACCAAAAATGAAAAGAAAAGATTTAATGAGCAAGATAGCTATCTCAAACGCCATTATGGATATTTTAAGTGATCATAATTTAACATCTGAAGATAATATCTTAAATAAAGCAGCAATTGTCTATCATTACTATTCTGAACTTGAAAGTGGGGGGCACGAAAGCTTATTTAGATGGTTTGGGCAAGATATTCAAGAGATAGGAATAGATCATTACTTGAATAAATTAATCGGAGTGCTTGAGAAAATAGGTGCTCATGATTATGCAGTTATTGAGAGAAAATATTTTAAAAAGATATGGGATTTGTACATTGCCTTAGAAAATGATGAAATTCATGAAGATGAGTTTTATGATGTCATTAAAAAAGCGACTGAAGAATATTACAAACTTAATGATGCGTTGAGAGAATTATTAGAAACCTATTTTGTTACGATACATACTGACTTAATTGAAGTCGTTGAAGATTGA
- a CDS encoding class I SAM-dependent methyltransferase yields MKQNIYDNNTFFSKYQEIRARENNYNNLLEQPNFFTLLPTLKNKTVLDIGCGVGDFAAYCISQGAKNVTGIDISSNMITKAKKHHIHQGLYFEQVAFEDMEVPNGTIDFISSSLAFHYIADFQLLIKNISTALCEGGILLFSLEHPIVTANKGKESWVTNEEGNLLHFAIDNYQNEGLRTQNWLVDNVIMYHRTLSTILNTLIENGLQIEKVIEPIPTEEALYSLPSLSKEFRRPTFLIIRAKKGYINS; encoded by the coding sequence ATGAAACAAAATATTTATGATAACAATACGTTTTTTTCGAAATATCAAGAAATACGAGCACGGGAAAATAATTATAATAATTTACTTGAGCAGCCAAACTTTTTTACACTTCTTCCAACACTTAAAAATAAAACAGTATTAGATATTGGCTGTGGTGTAGGAGATTTTGCAGCATATTGTATTAGCCAAGGAGCGAAAAATGTTACTGGCATTGATATTTCTTCAAACATGATTACAAAGGCAAAAAAGCATCATATTCATCAGGGTTTATATTTTGAACAGGTTGCATTTGAAGATATGGAAGTGCCGAATGGAACAATCGATTTTATTAGTAGTTCCTTAGCTTTTCACTATATAGCAGATTTTCAACTACTCATAAAGAACATTAGTACAGCATTATGTGAAGGTGGCATTTTATTATTTTCCCTAGAGCATCCAATTGTAACTGCTAATAAGGGGAAAGAGAGTTGGGTTACAAATGAAGAAGGGAATCTGCTTCATTTTGCAATAGACAACTATCAAAATGAAGGCTTGCGTACTCAAAATTGGCTAGTTGATAATGTTATAATGTATCATCGGACGTTGTCTACCATTCTAAATACGCTTATTGAAAATGGTTTACAAATCGAAAAAGTTATTGAGCCAATACCAACTGAAGAAGCATTATACAGTCTGCCTAGCTTAAGTAAAGAATTTCGTCGCCCTACCTTTTTAATTATAAGAGCCAAAAAAGGATATATAAATTCGTAA
- a CDS encoding TetR/AcrR family transcriptional regulator: MTKKQIIIDAALELFAAKGIEATSVQQITEHCGISKGAFYLSFKSKEELIIAIIEHFMSNIIMDVDQSVNETEKQSDKLFVYFVKTFTILSQYTGFAEIFMRERSTTISEKLIEKVHFFVAMANTNLTKLLFDVFGEQIEGKQYDLVVVINGMVQSYAQLLFENKQYIDIEKLAQTLVEKTTILATNSQLVFLKQPIHPPNATEQAVPIEEIIDGLQQESTYSSNKLEKESVQLLIEELQSETTRTAIVLGLVSNIEKNDKFDWYCYLLRKQFQ, from the coding sequence ATGACAAAAAAACAAATCATTATTGATGCTGCGCTTGAATTATTTGCGGCTAAAGGAATTGAAGCAACATCTGTTCAGCAAATTACAGAGCATTGTGGTATTTCAAAAGGTGCTTTTTATTTATCCTTTAAATCAAAAGAAGAACTAATAATCGCTATCATAGAGCATTTTATGAGCAATATTATTATGGATGTTGACCAATCAGTCAATGAAACGGAGAAGCAATCGGATAAGTTATTTGTGTATTTTGTAAAAACCTTTACAATTCTTTCCCAATACACTGGATTTGCAGAAATCTTTATGCGCGAAAGATCAACGACCATTAGTGAAAAATTAATCGAAAAAGTCCATTTCTTTGTCGCAATGGCCAATACCAATTTAACGAAGCTACTGTTTGATGTGTTTGGAGAACAAATTGAAGGAAAGCAATATGATTTGGTTGTGGTCATCAATGGTATGGTTCAATCCTATGCGCAATTGCTATTTGAAAATAAACAGTATATCGACATTGAAAAATTAGCCCAAACATTAGTAGAGAAAACAACCATTTTAGCAACAAACAGCCAGCTTGTATTTTTGAAACAACCCATTCATCCGCCGAATGCAACCGAGCAAGCCGTTCCTATTGAAGAAATTATTGATGGTCTCCAGCAAGAATCTACTTATTCATCTAATAAGTTGGAAAAAGAATCAGTTCAGCTATTAATTGAAGAACTTCAAAGTGAAACGACACGCACAGCGATTGTTTTAGGATTAGTGTCTAATATTGAAAAGAATGATAAGTTTGATTGGTATTGCTATTTGTTAAGAAAGCAGTTTCAATGA